From Thamnophis elegans isolate rThaEle1 chromosome 12, rThaEle1.pri, whole genome shotgun sequence, one genomic window encodes:
- the CYSLTR1 gene encoding cysteinyl leukotriene receptor 1 produces the protein MAFPANTMQNMSCNATIDEFRSQVYPVTYSIISILGFVGNGFVLCVLIRTYQEKTSFQIYMFNLAIADLLFVCTLPLRVVYYLYKGNWFFGDFLCRISSYAMYVNLYCSILFMTAMSFFRCIAIVFPIWNIQFISRKKAIIVCVGIWFFVTLTTSPFLQKSAQLSHENITKCFEPPKSKDMRKLMVLHYISLFVGFIFPFTTITICYAMILNKLLKNSMQKKEATRRKAIWMILIVTIVFLVSFTPYHIQRTVHLHLMKDETSCEKSLYMQKSVVITYSLAAFNCCFNPLLYYFSGGNFRRRLSTFQRGSVSSAHHRKSSLKMEEALNGIAGEHKDS, from the coding sequence ATGGCTTTTCCTGCAAACACAATGCAAAACATGTCATGCAACGCCACCATTGATGAGTTTCGGAGTCAGGTGTATCCCGTGACGTACTCCATCATCTCAATCCTGGGATTTGTGGGCAATGGCTTTGTGTTGTGTGTCCTGATCAGGACGTACCAAGAGAAGACGTCTTTCCAGATATACATGTTCAACCTGGCCATCGCAGATCTTCTCTTTGTATGCACCCTGCCCCTGCGGGTGGTCTACTACCTCTACAAGGGCAACTGGTTCTTTGGTGACTTTTTGTGCCGCATCAGCTCCTACGCCATGTATGTCAACTTGTACTGTAGCATCCTGTTCATGACGGCGATGAGCTTCTTCCGTTGCATTGCCATCGTTTTCCCTATCTGGAATATCCAATTTATTTCCCGGAAGAAGGCCATCATCGTCTGCGTGGGCATTTGGTTCTTCGTAACCCTGACCACCAGCCCTTTTTTGCAGAAGAGCGCCCAGTTATCTCATGAAAATATCACCAAATGCTTTGAGCCCCCCAAGAGCAAGGATATGAGGAAGCTGATGGTTCTCCACTACATTTCGTTGTTCGTCGGATTCATCTTTCCCTTCACCACCATCACCATCTGTTACGCCATGATCCTAAACAAGCTGCTGAAGAATTCCATGCAGAAGAAAGAAGCCACGCGCAGAAAAGCCATCTGGATGATCCTGATTGTGACCATTGTCTTCCTCGTGAGCTTCACCCCATATCACATCCAGCGCACGGTCCACCTCCACTTAATGAAGGACGAGACTTCCTGCGAGAAGAGTCTCTACATGCAGAAATCGGTGGTGATAACCTACTCCCTGGCAGCCTTCAACTGTTGCTTCAACCCACTTCTCTATTACTTTTCCGGAGGCAATTTCCGCAGGAGACTTTCCACTTTCCAGAGGGGCTCGGTTTCCAGTGCTCATCACCGGAAGTCATCCTTAAAGATGGAGGAAGCATTGAATGGGATCGCGGGGGAACACAAGGACTCATAA